A genomic segment from Actinomadura hallensis encodes:
- a CDS encoding ROK family transcriptional regulator, which produces MRMSARPQNVHQARLLRLLRDEGPRSRAELGDVVRLSRSKLAVELDRLVEMGLVEGAGLAASRGGRRSGIVRLSPRLRFVAFDIGATSIDVAVTDGTLEIIGHVSEECDVRQGATVVLERALDLLGKLRDEGLIPEVHGTGIGVPGPVSFRDGMPVVPPIMPGWDRFPVRDAIGQELGCPVLVDNDVNLMALGELHAGLARSVRDFLLVKIGTGIGCGIVVDGAIYRGVSGSAGDIGHIRVDDDGPICACGNAGCLEAHFGGAALARDAEAAARAGRSSRLAALLETHGELTAEHVGEAAAAGDPVAVQMIREGGRHVGQVLAGLVSFFNPGLVIIAGGVARLGHTLLAEIRSVVYRRSAPLATGNLPIVLSELAGTAGVVGGARLISDHVFSPAS; this is translated from the coding sequence ATGCGCATGTCGGCCCGCCCGCAGAACGTGCATCAGGCACGCCTGCTGCGGCTGCTGCGTGACGAGGGCCCGCGCTCGCGGGCCGAGCTGGGAGACGTGGTCCGGTTGTCGCGGTCGAAGCTGGCCGTGGAGCTGGACCGGCTCGTCGAGATGGGGCTCGTGGAGGGCGCGGGGCTGGCCGCGTCCCGGGGCGGGCGGCGGTCCGGGATCGTCCGGCTGTCGCCCCGGCTGCGGTTCGTCGCGTTCGACATCGGCGCCACCTCGATCGACGTCGCGGTGACCGACGGCACCCTGGAGATCATCGGGCACGTCAGCGAGGAGTGCGACGTCCGGCAGGGCGCGACCGTGGTCCTCGAACGGGCCCTCGACCTGCTCGGCAAGCTGCGCGACGAGGGGCTGATCCCGGAGGTGCACGGCACCGGGATCGGGGTCCCCGGGCCGGTCAGCTTCCGCGACGGCATGCCGGTCGTCCCGCCGATCATGCCCGGCTGGGACCGGTTCCCCGTCCGCGACGCGATCGGGCAGGAGCTGGGGTGCCCCGTCCTCGTCGACAACGACGTGAACCTGATGGCGCTGGGCGAGCTGCACGCCGGGCTGGCCCGCTCGGTGCGCGACTTCCTCCTCGTCAAGATCGGCACCGGTATCGGCTGCGGCATCGTCGTGGACGGCGCCATCTACCGCGGCGTGTCCGGCAGCGCCGGCGACATCGGGCACATACGCGTCGACGACGACGGCCCGATCTGCGCGTGCGGCAACGCGGGCTGCCTGGAGGCCCACTTCGGCGGCGCGGCCCTCGCCCGGGACGCCGAGGCGGCGGCCAGGGCGGGCCGGTCCTCGCGGCTCGCCGCGCTGCTGGAGACCCACGGGGAGCTGACCGCCGAGCACGTCGGCGAGGCCGCGGCCGCCGGGGACCCGGTCGCCGTGCAGATGATCCGGGAGGGCGGCCGGCACGTCGGGCAGGTCCTCGCCGGGCTCGTCAGCTTCTTCAACCCCGGCCTGGTCATCATCGCGGGCGGCGTCGCCCGGCTCGGCCACACGCTGCTCGCCGAGATCCGCAGCGTCGTCTACCGCCGGTCCGCGCCGCTCGCGACCGGCAACCTCCCCATCGTGCTGTCCGAGCTCGCCGGGACCGCCGGCGTCGTCGGCGGCGCCCGCCTCATCAGCGACCACGTGTTCTCCCCCGCGTCCTGA
- a CDS encoding DUF742 domain-containing protein: protein MEGPSGAWYDEAAGPVVRPYALTGGRTHYDGGVEFDLVALIVAVDPASSGDDSVKLPASSWSPEPEHDMILELCRTPLSVAEIASDLELPLGVVRVLLGDLLDHSLIQVRRPAPVAQFPGERVLKEVIDGIRAL, encoded by the coding sequence GTGGAGGGGCCGAGCGGAGCCTGGTACGACGAGGCCGCGGGCCCCGTCGTCCGGCCGTACGCGCTCACCGGCGGCCGGACGCACTACGACGGCGGCGTCGAGTTCGACCTGGTCGCCCTCATCGTCGCGGTGGACCCCGCGTCCTCCGGCGACGATTCGGTCAAACTGCCCGCGTCCTCATGGTCGCCGGAGCCCGAACATGACATGATCCTGGAGCTTTGTCGCACCCCGTTGTCGGTCGCCGAGATAGCGTCGGATCTGGAACTTCCCCTCGGGGTCGTCCGTGTCCTGCTCGGCGACCTGCTCGACCACTCGCTGATCCAGGTCCGGCGCCCGGCGCCGGTGGCGCAGTTCCCCGGCGAGCGTGTACTCAAGGAAGTGATCGATGGAATCCGTGCGCTCTGA
- a CDS encoding GTP-binding protein, with protein sequence MESVRSDAAAAQGDSALTVKILVAGGFGVGKTTLVSAVSEIRPLRTEEALTEKSIGIDDTTAVASKTTTTVAMDFGRITLPNGLVLFVFGTPGQDRFWFMWDELAKGALGAVVLVDTRRLADCFASVDYFERRGLPFIIGVNRFDGAGHHTADQVRDALDLPPHIPVISCDVRDREDAKRVLITLVEHIMRTMSTRQRVSY encoded by the coding sequence ATGGAATCCGTGCGCTCTGACGCGGCCGCCGCACAGGGCGATTCCGCGCTGACGGTCAAGATCCTCGTGGCCGGAGGCTTCGGCGTCGGGAAGACCACCCTGGTGAGCGCGGTCAGCGAGATCCGTCCGCTGCGGACCGAGGAGGCCCTGACCGAGAAGAGCATCGGGATCGACGACACCACGGCCGTCGCGTCCAAGACGACGACCACCGTGGCGATGGACTTCGGGCGCATCACGCTCCCGAACGGCCTCGTGCTGTTCGTCTTCGGAACCCCCGGCCAGGACCGCTTCTGGTTCATGTGGGACGAACTGGCCAAGGGGGCGCTCGGCGCCGTCGTGCTCGTCGACACCCGCCGGCTGGCCGACTGCTTCGCCTCGGTCGACTACTTCGAACGGCGCGGCCTCCCGTTCATCATCGGCGTCAACCGGTTCGACGGCGCCGGCCACCACACCGCCGACCAGGTGCGCGACGCGCTCGACCTGCCGCCCCATATCCCGGTGATCTCCTGCGACGTCCGCGACCGCGAGGACGCGAAGCGGGTCCTCATCACGCTGGTGGAGCACATCATGCGGACGATGAGCACCCGGCAGAGGGTGTCTTATTGA
- a CDS encoding DUF742 domain-containing protein, with amino-acid sequence MSSSERWLDREAGPLVRPYAMTRGRTRPEGGDFELITVVTATGVPAGERLRYSPDHARVLRACARPVAVVDLSADLGLPIGVVRVLLGDLRDEGLISVVDAVEPAQGRRPPKGVLREVLNGLRAL; translated from the coding sequence ATGTCGTCCTCAGAGCGGTGGCTGGACCGGGAGGCCGGTCCGCTGGTGCGCCCGTACGCCATGACCCGGGGACGGACCCGTCCCGAGGGCGGCGACTTCGAGCTGATCACGGTGGTGACCGCCACCGGCGTCCCGGCCGGGGAGAGGCTGCGCTACAGCCCCGACCACGCCCGGGTGCTGCGCGCCTGCGCACGCCCGGTCGCGGTCGTCGACCTGTCGGCCGACCTCGGTCTCCCGATCGGCGTCGTCCGCGTTCTGCTGGGCGACCTCCGGGACGAGGGCCTGATCTCGGTGGTCGACGCGGTGGAGCCCGCCCAGGGCCGCCGTCCGCCCAAGGGAGTGCTGAGGGAGGTGCTCAATGGCCTACGCGCCCTCTGA
- a CDS encoding roadblock/LC7 domain-containing protein: MHHTATGELNWLLNDFAGRVAAVRQAVILSRDGLAIAASTELGREDAEHLSALASGVQSLARGAGRHFAGGNVRQTIIEMDALLLFVTAAGDGTCLAVLADAEADAGLVAYEMAVLVKRVGQHLQAGPRFGAEHETAGEGFGGAGGTSPRSQ, encoded by the coding sequence ATGCACCACACCGCTACCGGTGAGCTGAACTGGCTGCTCAACGACTTCGCCGGCCGGGTGGCGGCCGTGCGGCAGGCGGTGATCCTGTCCCGCGACGGCCTCGCCATCGCCGCCTCCACCGAACTCGGCCGCGAGGACGCCGAGCACCTGTCCGCGCTGGCCTCCGGCGTGCAGAGCCTCGCGCGCGGCGCCGGCCGGCACTTCGCCGGCGGCAACGTGCGCCAGACCATCATCGAGATGGACGCGCTGCTGCTGTTCGTGACGGCCGCGGGCGACGGCACCTGCCTCGCCGTGCTGGCCGACGCCGAGGCCGACGCCGGCCTCGTCGCCTACGAGATGGCGGTACTGGTCAAGCGCGTCGGCCAGCATCTGCAGGCCGGCCCCAGGTTCGGAGCCGAACACGAGACGGCGGGTGAGGGCTTCGGGGGCGCCGGGGGGACCTCGCCGCGGAGCCAGTGA
- a CDS encoding roadblock/LC7 domain-containing protein, translating to MTQPQYPGAEVPGGGGELDWLLDSLVQRVAPVQNAVVLSGDGLRIAASSGLAREESDHLSAVAASFQSLARGAGETFGGGPVRQTIVEMESQFLFVTAAGQGACLAVLASSDADLGVIAYEMAMLVTRVGQHLSANPRVAAAEPGGA from the coding sequence ATGACACAGCCCCAGTACCCCGGCGCGGAGGTTCCGGGCGGAGGCGGTGAGCTGGACTGGCTGCTCGACAGCCTCGTCCAGCGGGTAGCACCGGTGCAGAACGCGGTGGTGCTCTCGGGCGACGGCCTGCGGATCGCAGCGTCCAGCGGGCTGGCACGCGAGGAATCCGACCACCTGTCCGCCGTCGCCGCCAGCTTCCAGAGCCTCGCCAGGGGAGCGGGGGAGACCTTCGGCGGCGGCCCCGTCCGGCAGACGATCGTGGAGATGGAGTCCCAGTTCCTCTTCGTCACCGCCGCCGGGCAGGGCGCCTGCCTCGCGGTGCTCGCCTCCTCCGACGCCGACCTGGGCGTCATCGCCTACGAGATGGCGATGCTCGTGACCCGCGTCGGGCAGCACCTGTCCGCCAACCCGCGGGTGGCCGCGGCCGAGCCGGGCGGCGCTTGA
- a CDS encoding sensor histidine kinase, whose amino-acid sequence MLVLVPLLALTSLWVLLTGMTYGDANQLLKSRDFQQKTVLPTQRLIDGLQKERRLSMAWLGDARTGDPAGMRKQRGATDRAAEEVRAGSRDQGLRDTILPEVVKRIDGLVAGLDGLDALRRSVDGRAADRTDVLRGYNDLIDAGFAIYSATTPAEGTITARARTLTSFGRAREYLAREDALLTGALAAGRITPAERAEFTKLVGAHHTMHDDNARDLPPAFRTRYERMMGTAPFVQLMKLENQVIHGAEPPAAAERRARAEGRQQPAQPGAREPVVVEPAEWRSLSDTVHGRLFELENDVLDDLTGHAHGIAISTFTRLALAGGVGLLAIVLSSFFAFRVSRRLVRECRALADGVVSFTRDRLPRLAERIRAGRPAEPEPELAADFRIHEIRRIAESFERAREAVVRSAEGEAAARRGISEVFVNLARRNQALLHRQLSLLDTMERRTEDPSELSDLFRLDHLATRMRRHAEGLVILAGKSAGRGWRRPVPLVDVVRGAVAEVEDYPRVRVQPLPRVALLGSAVADVIHLLAEVVENATTFSPPQSPVRVSGHAVANGFAIEVEDRGLGMTEEALRAANARLADPPEFDPSDSAQLGLFVVARLAERHGIQVTLRPSPYGGTTAIALIPGSLIVEAAGQEPSARRVTGPMQRLPEPAPALTASPSASAEPGRAAADTGGVVRLVDAEPASQEPLTGAPEAAPQPEPAPQPEPAPRPEPAEADAGTGAGTDAGTRPEPPRPQRPGELPRRRRQQHLAPELKRRVDEQLAAQGRVPPVDDAPPRPAPPEPATPLGAPVPADAAPPPPPPADERGGGAVPADGTVPEGDAARSPETMRSMMSAMQRGWQRGRQEAADVEAARDSADQEDDTP is encoded by the coding sequence TTGTTGGTCCTCGTCCCGCTGCTGGCCCTGACGTCGCTGTGGGTCCTCCTCACCGGGATGACCTACGGCGACGCGAACCAGCTCCTCAAGAGCCGGGACTTCCAGCAGAAGACGGTCCTGCCCACGCAGCGGCTCATCGACGGCCTCCAGAAGGAGCGCCGCCTGTCGATGGCCTGGCTCGGCGACGCCCGGACCGGGGACCCCGCGGGGATGCGGAAGCAGCGCGGCGCCACCGACAGGGCGGCCGAGGAGGTCCGCGCCGGCAGCCGCGACCAGGGACTGCGGGACACGATCCTGCCCGAGGTCGTGAAGCGGATCGACGGGCTCGTCGCCGGCCTCGACGGCCTGGACGCGCTGCGCCGCAGCGTGGACGGCCGCGCCGCCGACCGCACGGACGTCCTGCGCGGCTACAACGACCTCATCGACGCCGGCTTCGCGATCTACAGCGCCACCACGCCCGCGGAGGGGACCATCACCGCGCGGGCCCGCACGCTCACCTCGTTCGGCCGCGCCCGCGAGTACCTGGCCCGCGAGGACGCCCTGCTGACCGGGGCGCTGGCCGCGGGCCGCATCACCCCCGCCGAGCGCGCCGAGTTCACCAAGCTCGTGGGGGCGCACCACACGATGCACGACGACAACGCGCGCGACCTGCCCCCCGCCTTCCGCACCCGCTACGAGCGGATGATGGGCACCGCGCCGTTCGTGCAGCTGATGAAGCTGGAGAACCAGGTCATCCACGGCGCCGAGCCGCCCGCGGCGGCCGAGCGCAGGGCCCGCGCGGAGGGCCGGCAGCAGCCGGCGCAGCCCGGCGCCCGCGAACCCGTCGTCGTCGAGCCCGCCGAGTGGCGCAGCCTCTCCGACACCGTCCACGGGCGGCTGTTCGAACTGGAGAACGACGTCCTCGACGACCTCACCGGCCACGCGCACGGCATCGCGATCTCCACGTTCACGCGGCTCGCCCTCGCCGGCGGCGTCGGGCTGCTCGCGATCGTGCTGTCGTCGTTCTTCGCGTTCCGCGTCTCGCGGCGGCTGGTGCGCGAGTGCCGCGCGCTCGCCGACGGCGTGGTCTCCTTCACCCGGGACCGGCTGCCGAGGCTCGCCGAGCGGATCCGCGCCGGGCGGCCCGCCGAACCCGAGCCGGAGCTCGCCGCCGACTTCCGCATCCACGAGATCCGGCGGATCGCCGAGTCGTTCGAACGCGCCCGCGAGGCCGTGGTGCGCTCCGCCGAGGGCGAGGCCGCGGCCCGCCGCGGCATCAGCGAGGTGTTCGTCAACCTCGCCCGCCGCAACCAGGCGCTGCTGCACCGCCAGCTCAGCCTGCTGGACACCATGGAGCGCCGCACCGAGGACCCGTCGGAGCTGTCCGACCTGTTCCGCCTCGACCACCTCGCGACCCGCATGCGCCGGCACGCCGAGGGCCTGGTGATCCTCGCCGGCAAGTCCGCGGGACGCGGCTGGCGCCGGCCGGTGCCGCTGGTGGACGTGGTCCGCGGCGCCGTCGCCGAGGTCGAGGACTACCCGCGGGTGCGGGTGCAGCCGCTGCCGCGCGTCGCGCTGCTCGGCTCCGCCGTCGCCGACGTCATCCACCTGCTCGCCGAGGTGGTGGAGAACGCCACCACGTTCTCGCCGCCGCAGTCGCCGGTGCGGGTCAGCGGCCACGCGGTCGCCAACGGCTTCGCGATCGAGGTGGAGGACCGCGGCCTCGGGATGACCGAGGAGGCGCTGCGCGCCGCCAACGCGCGGCTCGCCGACCCGCCGGAGTTCGACCCGTCCGACAGCGCGCAGCTCGGGCTGTTCGTCGTGGCGCGGCTCGCCGAGCGGCACGGCATCCAGGTCACGCTGCGCCCGTCCCCCTACGGCGGGACGACCGCGATCGCGCTGATCCCCGGGTCGCTCATCGTGGAGGCCGCCGGGCAGGAGCCGTCCGCGCGCCGCGTCACGGGCCCGATGCAGCGGCTGCCGGAACCCGCCCCGGCGCTGACGGCCTCCCCGTCCGCGTCGGCCGAGCCGGGCCGGGCGGCCGCCGACACGGGCGGCGTGGTGCGCCTCGTCGACGCCGAACCCGCCTCGCAGGAGCCGCTTACGGGCGCTCCCGAGGCGGCTCCGCAGCCCGAGCCCGCGCCGCAGCCCGAGCCCGCGCCGCGCCCCGAACCCGCGGAGGCGGACGCCGGCACGGGCGCCGGCACGGACGCCGGGACGCGGCCGGAGCCGCCGCGGCCCCAGCGGCCGGGCGAGCTGCCCCGGCGCAGGCGCCAGCAGCACCTCGCGCCCGAGCTCAAGCGGCGCGTGGACGAGCAGCTCGCGGCCCAGGGCCGGGTCCCGCCCGTGGACGACGCGCCGCCGCGGCCCGCGCCGCCCGAACCCGCGACGCCCCTCGGGGCGCCCGTCCCGGCCGACGCCGCGCCGCCGCCCCCGCCGCCCGCGGACGAGCGCGGCGGCGGCGCCGTGCCCGCCGACGGGACCGTTCCGGAAGGGGACGCGGCCCGCTCACCCGAGACGATGCGATCGATGATGTCCGCCATGCAGCGTGGCTGGCAGCGTGGCAGGCAGGAAGCGGCCGACGTGGAGGCCGCGCGCGACTCAGCCGACCAGGAGGACGACACCCCATGA
- a CDS encoding GTP-binding protein: MAYAPSDEAGMNARPLVTTKILIAGGFGVGKTTMVGSISEIRPLHTEEPLTERGVGVDDVSGVGDKTTTTVAMDFGRITLSDHLLLYLFGTPGQERFWFMWDELAAGAIGAVVLADTRRLTGSFAAIDYFERRDVPFVVAVNCFDGRRTHDPRDIAIALDLDPGVPVLLCDVRRRESSKEVLVALMEHVLNWPDTKGAPEAARPPDRREPAT, translated from the coding sequence ATGGCCTACGCGCCCTCTGACGAGGCGGGCATGAACGCGCGTCCCCTCGTCACGACCAAGATTCTCATCGCCGGCGGGTTCGGGGTCGGCAAGACCACGATGGTCGGCTCGATCAGCGAGATCAGGCCCCTGCACACCGAGGAGCCGCTGACCGAGCGCGGCGTCGGCGTGGACGACGTGTCCGGGGTGGGCGACAAGACGACCACGACCGTCGCGATGGACTTCGGGCGGATCACGCTGTCGGACCACCTGCTGCTGTACCTGTTCGGCACGCCCGGGCAGGAGCGGTTCTGGTTCATGTGGGACGAGCTGGCCGCGGGCGCCATCGGCGCCGTCGTGCTGGCCGACACCCGCCGGCTGACCGGCAGCTTCGCCGCCATCGACTACTTCGAGCGGCGCGACGTCCCGTTCGTGGTGGCGGTCAACTGCTTCGACGGGCGCCGCACGCACGACCCCAGGGACATCGCGATCGCGCTCGACCTGGACCCCGGCGTGCCGGTGCTGCTGTGCGACGTCCGGCGCCGCGAGTCCTCCAAGGAGGTTCTGGTGGCGCTGATGGAGCACGTGCTGAACTGGCCGGACACGAAGGGGGCGCCGGAAGCCGCGCGTCCGCCCGATCGGCGGGAACCCGCGACGTAG
- a CDS encoding sensor histidine kinase, with the protein MDSASSRGDVPRDTTANTDERRGPFRRLVPAPASVSGRPAGPRRTRPIRTRVTALLLVPLLTLVALWAYAANGTVEDALAHRGYHTLDRRLAPTGQAVLTELGLERQASAVFLSTPRERAPSPPVSLDQQRRRVDAAIARFRREASASDARDAMPADLEERIDGVLKGLGGLTGLRSGVDERSIDRLTAINYYSTMVDDVHRVYDRLDIDDSGLYNATLATRHAARGLELLQRENALIASALVTGGRMTAAEHRMFVEMVGEQRWHWIKLRSLLDREVYATGTAPVFASPDYQTFRGIEDRIADADPRKPLPIRPDEWQRAAQLLVPKIGDMLLSNSRIAGEDADRLARDAYIRLGAVGGLGLLAIIVSVLLSLRLARGIVRELVGLRGSAEELADRRLPELVERLRRNESADAVAEAPPPAPARTTEIARLAESFSKVQRTAVDAAVGQAELRAGISRIFLNIARRNQSLLHRQLKMLDELESRAEPDDLEELFRIDHLTTRMRRHAESLIILSGATPGRGWRHPVRFADVLRAAISEIEDYTRVTVLTDSEDGLVGAAVTDVVHLLAELLENATTFSPPNTEVRVMAERVGTGFAVEIEDRGLGVKNELLEEANRRLAEPPEYDLVDTDQLGLFVVARLAARHDINVSLKRSPYGGVTAIVLLPHDLVVPAEHMAAGTLPPAAAAKEERAEAAYAAAEERNAGGGAVLGDRAAALVPAPRSESVVPLREARREPEREPGDSGEFSSPPADEPHQRRLREQQAAARAVRDSGEHPESPPVLPRLTGPAEGWGAPEVSAPGVPPGPRPNPWSDDALPLPENAPQQAPSASYGTSGEHHEIVDAVEVVEADEVIDAGPLFAGESRPERPGDDRRPGDRAVVDADEVEDDPREDWRPATHAGLPRRVRQENLAPQLRKSPPPSPPRVEGRAAGGIARSPEEARSLMASIQQGWRRGRASDVGDEEA; encoded by the coding sequence ATGGATTCCGCTTCATCCAGGGGGGACGTCCCCCGGGACACCACGGCGAACACCGACGAGCGCCGCGGTCCGTTCCGCCGCCTCGTCCCCGCCCCCGCATCCGTCTCCGGCCGGCCGGCCGGCCCCCGGCGCACGCGCCCGATCCGCACCCGGGTCACCGCGCTGCTGCTGGTGCCGCTGCTGACCCTCGTCGCGCTGTGGGCCTACGCCGCCAACGGCACCGTCGAGGACGCGCTCGCCCACCGCGGCTACCACACACTCGACCGCAGGCTCGCCCCGACCGGCCAGGCCGTGCTGACGGAGCTGGGCCTGGAACGCCAGGCCTCCGCCGTGTTCCTCAGCACCCCGCGTGAGCGGGCGCCGTCCCCGCCGGTCTCGCTCGACCAGCAGCGCAGGCGGGTGGACGCCGCCATCGCCCGCTTCCGCCGGGAGGCGTCCGCCTCCGACGCCCGGGACGCCATGCCCGCGGACCTGGAGGAGCGCATCGACGGCGTCCTGAAGGGGCTCGGCGGGCTGACCGGCCTGCGGTCCGGCGTCGACGAGCGCTCGATCGACCGGCTGACGGCGATCAACTACTACAGCACCATGGTCGACGACGTGCACCGCGTGTACGACCGCCTCGACATCGACGACTCCGGCCTGTACAACGCGACGCTGGCGACCCGGCACGCCGCCCGCGGCCTCGAACTGCTGCAGCGCGAGAACGCGCTGATCGCCTCCGCGCTCGTCACCGGCGGCCGGATGACGGCCGCCGAGCACCGGATGTTCGTCGAGATGGTGGGCGAGCAGCGCTGGCACTGGATCAAGCTGCGCTCGCTCCTCGACCGGGAGGTCTACGCGACGGGCACCGCGCCCGTGTTCGCCTCGCCCGACTACCAGACCTTCCGGGGGATCGAGGACCGCATCGCCGACGCCGACCCGCGCAAGCCGCTGCCGATCCGCCCCGACGAGTGGCAGCGGGCGGCGCAGCTGCTGGTACCGAAGATCGGCGACATGCTGCTGTCCAACTCCAGGATCGCGGGCGAGGACGCCGACCGGCTCGCCCGCGACGCCTACATCCGGCTCGGCGCCGTCGGCGGCCTCGGCCTGCTCGCGATCATCGTCTCGGTGCTGCTGTCCCTGCGGCTCGCGCGGGGGATCGTCCGCGAGCTGGTCGGGCTGCGCGGCTCCGCCGAGGAGCTGGCCGACCGCCGCCTGCCCGAGCTGGTCGAGCGGCTGCGGCGCAACGAGAGCGCGGACGCCGTCGCGGAGGCGCCGCCGCCGGCGCCCGCCCGCACCACCGAGATCGCCCGGCTCGCCGAGTCGTTCTCCAAGGTGCAGCGCACCGCCGTCGACGCCGCCGTCGGGCAGGCCGAGCTGCGGGCCGGGATCAGCCGCATCTTCCTCAACATCGCCCGCCGCAACCAGTCGCTCCTGCACCGCCAGCTGAAGATGCTGGACGAGCTGGAGAGCCGCGCCGAGCCCGACGACCTGGAAGAGCTCTTCCGCATCGACCACCTCACCACCCGCATGCGGCGGCACGCCGAAAGCCTGATCATCCTGTCCGGCGCGACGCCGGGACGCGGCTGGCGCCACCCGGTGCGCTTCGCCGACGTGCTGCGGGCCGCCATCTCGGAGATCGAGGACTACACCCGGGTGACCGTCCTCACCGACTCCGAGGACGGCCTGGTCGGCGCGGCCGTCACCGACGTCGTCCACCTGCTGGCCGAGCTGCTGGAGAACGCGACCACCTTCTCCCCGCCCAACACCGAGGTGCGGGTGATGGCCGAGCGCGTCGGCACCGGGTTCGCCGTCGAGATCGAGGACCGCGGCCTCGGCGTCAAGAACGAGCTGCTGGAGGAGGCCAACCGGCGGCTCGCCGAGCCGCCCGAGTACGACCTCGTCGACACCGACCAGCTCGGCCTGTTCGTCGTCGCGCGGCTGGCCGCCCGGCACGACATCAACGTGTCGCTGAAGCGGTCCCCGTACGGCGGCGTGACCGCGATCGTGCTGCTGCCGCACGACCTCGTCGTGCCCGCCGAGCACATGGCGGCCGGCACGCTGCCGCCGGCGGCGGCCGCCAAGGAGGAGCGCGCCGAGGCCGCCTACGCCGCCGCCGAGGAGAGGAACGCGGGCGGCGGCGCGGTCCTCGGCGACCGGGCGGCCGCGCTGGTGCCCGCGCCGCGCTCCGAGTCGGTCGTCCCCCTGAGGGAGGCGCGGCGGGAGCCGGAGCGGGAGCCCGGCGACAGCGGGGAGTTCTCCTCCCCGCCCGCCGACGAGCCGCACCAGCGCCGCCTGCGCGAACAGCAGGCCGCCGCGCGCGCCGTCCGGGACTCCGGCGAGCACCCGGAGTCGCCGCCCGTGCTCCCGCGGCTGACCGGGCCCGCCGAGGGCTGGGGCGCGCCCGAGGTCTCCGCCCCCGGCGTCCCGCCAGGCCCCCGCCCGAACCCCTGGTCGGACGACGCCCTGCCGCTCCCGGAGAACGCTCCACAGCAGGCGCCGTCCGCCTCGTACGGGACGTCGGGCGAGCACCACGAGATCGTGGACGCCGTCGAGGTCGTGGAGGCGGACGAGGTCATCGACGCCGGCCCGCTCTTCGCCGGCGAGTCCCGGCCGGAACGGCCCGGAGACGACCGCCGCCCGGGAGACCGGGCCGTGGTCGACGCGGACGAGGTCGAGGACGACCCCCGCGAGGACTGGCGGCCGGCGACCCACGCGGGGCTGCCCCGCCGGGTGCGCCAGGAGAACCTGGCGCCCCAGTTGCGCAAGAGCCCCCCGCCGTCCCCGCCGCGCGTCGAAGGACGCGCGGCCGGGGGCATCGCCCGCTCGCCTGAGGAGGCACGTTCGCTGATGGCATCGATACAGCAGGGATGGCGGCGCGGACGCGCGTCGGACGTGGGCGACGAGGAGGCGTGA